From the genome of Burkholderia cepacia ATCC 25416:
CTTGACCGACCCGTCGCCGGCTACGACCTTCGGCCACCTGGACGCAACCGTCGTTCTGTCGCGTGACATCGCTTCGCTGGGTATCTACCCGGCGGTCGACCCGCTCGACTCGACGTCGCGCCAGATCGACCCGAACGTGATCGGTGAAGAGCACTACTCGATCACCCGTCGTGTTCAGCAGACGCTGCAGCGCTACAAGGAACTGCGCGACATCATCGCGATTCTGGGCATGGACGAACTGTCGCCGGAAGACAAGCTGTCGGTCGCACGCGCGCGTAAGATCCAGCGTTTCCTGTCGCAGCCGTTCCACGTCGCTGAAGTGTTCACGGGCTCGCCGGGCAAGTACGTGCCGCTGAAGGAAACGATCCGTGGCTTCAAGATGATCGTCGACGGCGAGTGCGACCACCTGCCGGAACAGGCGTTCTACATGGTCGGCACGATCGACGAAGCCTTCGAAAAGGCCAAGAAGATCTCGTAAGGGTCAGGCGTAACGCAGCGGGCGCCGCTACGTCCGTGAGGGATACCTTGATGGTATCCGTTCGCGGACAGGCGCTCACGTAATACGCTCAACCCGCCGTGCATGGGATCGGAGCAGGCGCTGAAGCGCTCGTTCCGATCGACAGGAGTCGATATGGCAACCATCAAAGTAGACGTCGTCAGCGCGGAAGAGCAGATCTTCTCGGGCGAGGCGAAATTCGTCGCGCTGCCGGGCGAAACGGGTGAGCTGGGCATTCTGCCGGGTCACACGCCGCTGATCACGCGGATTCGTCCGGGTGCGGTGCGCATCGAAGTCGAGGGCGGCAACGACGAATTCGTGTTCGTCGCGGGCGGCATTCTCGAAGTGCAGCCGGGTGCCGTGACGGTGCTCGCCGACACCGCGATCCGCGGCAAGGACCTCGACGCGGCGAAAGCCGAGGAAGCACGCAAGCGTGCTGAGGAAACGCTGCAGAACGCGAAGTCGGATCTCGACCTCGCGAAGGCGCAATCCGAGCTCGCGACCGCGATGGCGCAGCTCGAAGCGATCCAGCGTCTGGCGAAGATCCGCAGCCGGCACTGAGCCGCGCCGCGTATCCCGCGAAAGAAAGCAGCCTTCGGGCTGCTTTTTTTTCGCCCGTCGTTTTTGTCTGTTTTTACGGGTCGGATCATACCGTCCGGTCGTGCTATTTCACCCGTCCGCAGTAATTCGATGTCAGAGTGTCGTCAGCCGCGCACGGCATCATCCCGGAGAGGCTATCCGTCGCGACGGCGGCGGAGCAGACACGCGTGAGCCGCATGTCGGGCCGGTCAGACAAAAAACGGACGGAGACATTCATGGCAGCAGACCTTGGCGTGGGGGCGCTGATCGCGCCCGAAAACGGATTGTCGTACGTGCGCGGCACGACCGACGTGCCGCTCTCCGAAGCGACGATCGGCCGGTTCCTGCTCGACACGGCAGGCCGCTTTCCCGATCGGCCGGCCGTCGTGTTCCGCGAGCAGCAGGTGCGCTGGACCTGGCGCGAGTTCGCGAACGAGGTCGACGTGCTGGCGGCCGGGCTGGCCTCGCTCGGCATCGTGAAGGGCGATCGCGTCGGCATCTGGTCGCCGAACCGCAGCGAATGGCTGCTCACGCAGTTCGCGACCGCGCGGATCGGCGCGGTGCTCGTCAACATCAATCCGGCCTACCGGCTCGCGGAACTCGAATACGCGCTGAACAAGGTCGGCTGTAAAGCCGTGATCGCCGCCGAGCGCTTCAAGACGTCCGCATACGTCGAGATGCTGCAGACCATCGCGCCGGAACTCGCGACCGCGACGCCGGGCGACCTGCATGCGGCGCGCGTGCCGAGCCTGCGCACGGTCGTGTCGATGGGCGACGTCGCGCCGGCCGGCATGTTCCGCTTCGCGGACGTGATGGCGCGCGGCCGCCAGGCCGTCGATCCCGCGCTGCTCGATGCGATCGGCGCGACGCTCGCGGCCCATGAGCCGATCAACATCCAGTTCACGAGCGGCACGACGGGCAGCCCGAAGGGCGCGACGCTCACGCATCGCAACGTCGTCAACAACGGCCGCTCGATCGCGACCGCGATGCGCTTCACCGAACAGGACACGCTGTGCATCCCGGTGCCGCTGTATCACTGCTTCGGGATGGTGCTCGCGGTGCTCGCGTGCGTGTCGAAGGGGGCGGCGATGGTGTTCCCGGGCGAAGCATTCGACCCGGTCGCGACGCTCGCGGCGGTGGCCGACGAGCGTTGCACCGCGCTGCACGGCGTGCCGACGATGTTCATCGCGGAGCTCGATCATCCGGCGTTCGCGCAATTCGACCTGTCGACGCTGCGCACCGGGATCATGGCCGGCTCGCCGTGCCCGATCGAGACGATGAAGCGCGTCGTGTCGCAGATGCACCTGTCCGAGATCACGATCGCGTACGGAATGACGGAGACGAGCCCCGTGTCGTTCCAGAGCTCGACCGACGACCCGCTCGAGAAGCGCACGACGACGGTCGGCCGCATCCAGCCGCACCTGGAAGTGAAGATCGTCGATCCGGGCGGCGATATCGTGCCGGTCGGCGCGACGGGCGAGCTGTGCACGAAGGGCTATTCGGTGATGCTCGGCTACTGGGACGACGACACGAAGACGCGCGAGGTGCTCGTGGACGGCTGGATGCATACGGGCGACCTCGCGACGCTCGATGCGGACGGTTACTGCAACATCGTCGGCCGGTTGAAGGACATGGTGATTCGCGGCGGCGAGAACGTCTATCCGCGCGAGATCGAGGAATTCCTGTTTCGGCATCCGAAGATTCAGAGCGCGCAGGTATTCGGCGTACCCGATGCGAAGTACGGCGAGGAGCTGTGCGCGTGGATCGTGCTGCGCGCGGACGAGCAGATGACCGAGGACGACGTGCGTGCGTTCTGCAGCGGGCAGATCGCGCACTACAAGATCCCGCGCTACATCCGCTTCGTCGACGAGCTGCCGATGACGGTGACGGGCAAGGTGCAGAAGTTCGTGATGCGCGACCGGATGATCGAGGAGCTGAAGCTCGACGTGCAGAAGACCGCTTAGCGCGGCATGAAGAAGGGAAAATGCGCTGGAAAAACGCGGCGGCCTGCGGGCCGTTGCGTTTTCGATGGACGAAAAAAAGCGGGCTTATTAGCCCGCTAAAAACCACACGCTACGGGGTTAGCGCGAGGAGACCAAAGATGAAACCGAGTCCGGCGGGGGGCCGGAAACGACTCCAACAGGGATGCCCCTTGGAAGGGCTTCGGTACGTGACCGACTGGCTCGCAGCGCTTCGCGTCCGCTCACACTTGGCACACGAGACCGCATCCGTGTTGAAACCGTTGAGGCCATTGTGGGCGAATTAATGACCCCTCGCGGTAACAAAGTGTTTCAGGTTGTAACGCCCGCCAGATAAGGCTTTCCGGGATTTTTTGCTGTTTTTGAGGGCCCGAAAAAGGTCATTTTTACCCATATTTTCCGCAGCGTTTTCAGCGCGTGCGCACGATGCGTTTTTCATGCGTATCAGGCTCGACGAATTGCCGATTTACACGCGAGAAAATGCGCGGTTCGGCAGATGCTGCGCATGACGATTCATTCGTCAGAAAGATTTTGAAACGTGATTGGGCGGCGTGGAAGTCGACCGTCCGGCCAGTTCGCCGGCATCGGGCCGATTTTGCCGGCGCCGGCGAGCTGCGTCGAAGTGTAACGGCGGCGATTCGGCCGCCGCCGTGCAGCGATTTTCGCGGGCGGCGGCCGCGGGGTCGGTGCCCGCGAAAGTCACTGCGGGCCGCCGCGTGCGAACCCGCTTACTTCAGCCATTTGTCCGAAATCGCCTGGTATTCGCCGGTCGACAGCGCGAGATGCAGCCACTGGTCGACGTACTGCTGGAACGCAACGTCGCCGCGCGGCACCATGTACGCCTTCTCGCCGAACTGGAACGGCTTGTCCGGATGCACCGAGCACAGGCCCGGATTCAGCTTTTGCTGCAGCAGCGTCTCGGACGCATCCGTCACCATCACGTCCGCCTTGCCCGCGAGGATTTGCTTGAAGATCGTTACGTTGTCCGGATAGACCGTGAGGTTCGCGTGCGTGAAATACTGCTTCGCGAAACGCTCGTTGGTGCCGCCCGGGTTCACGATCACGCGCGTTTCCGGCCGGTCGATCTGCGCGACGGTCTGGTATTTGTCGGCGTCCGCGCAGCGCACGATCGGCGTCTTGCCGTCCACGACGTACGGCTGCGTGAAGAACACGCGCTTCTGGCGCTCGAGCGTCGTCGAGACGCCGCCCACCGCGATGTCGCATTTCGCGACGAAGTCGCCGGTCAGGTTCGGCCAGCTCGTCTTCACGTAGTCGGTCTTCACGCCGAGCGATTTCGCGAGCGATTCGGCCATGTCGATGTCGATGCCCTCGAAGCGGCCGTCCGCACGGTAGTACGAATACGGCTTGTAGTCGCCCGTCGTGCAGACGCGCAGCGTGCCGCGCGCGAGCACGTCGTCGAGCCGCGAGCCGGCGCCCGGTGCGGCGGCGGCTGCGCCCGCGGCGGTCTGCGCGTGCGCGGCGGCGCAGCAAAACAACGCGGCGGCGGCGAGCGTGGCGAATGGTTTCATCGGTCTCCTCCTTCGTTTCGTTCGATATGAGCGTCCGATCATAACGGAGCCATCGCGCGCGTCATATGGCCGCCATCGCGCCGGCATGCGCAGCCTTGCGGCGGCTGTCCGGTAAAATGCCGCTTTGCCTTCGCACCGTCGCTCCTACCGTGGCCCATACCCTGCTCAACGACACCTTCCTGCGTGCGCTTCTGCGCGAGCCGACCGACTACACGCCGATCTGGCTGATGCGCCAGGCCGGCCGCTACCTGCCCGAATACAACGCGACGCGCGCGCGCGCCGGCAGCTTCCTCGGTCTCGCGAAGAATCCCGACTACGCGACCGAAGTGACGCTGCAGCCGCTCGAGCGCTTTCCGCTCGACGCCGCGATCCTGTTCTCGGACATCCTGACGATTCCGGACGCGATGGGCCTCGGCCTCGACTTCCAGGTCGGCGAAGGGCCGAAGTTCGCGCATCCGGTGCGTACCGAGGCCGACGTCGCCAGGCTCGCGGTGCCGGACATCGAAGAGACGCTCGGCTACGTGACGGGCGCGGTGCGCGAGATCCGCCGCGCGCTCACCGACGGCCAGGGCCGCCAGCGCGTGCCGCTGATCGGCTTTTCGGGCAGCCCGTGGACGCTCGCGTGCTACATGGTCGAAGGCGGCGGGTCGGACGATTTCCGCACGGTGAAGTCGATGGCGTATTCGCGCCCCGACCTGATGCACCGGATCCTCGACGTGAACGCGCAGGCCGTGGCGGCCTACCTGAACGCGCAGATCGAAGCGGGCGCGCAGGCCGTGATGATCTTCGATACGTGGGGCGGCGCGCTGGCGGACGGCGCGTACCAGCGCTTCTCGCTGGACTACATCCGTCGCGTGGTGGCGCAGCTCAAGCGCGAGCACGACGGCGAGCGCGTGCCGGTCATCACGTTCACGAAGGGCGGCGGGCTGTGGCTCGAGGAGATCGCGGCGACCGGCGTCGACGCGGTCGGGCTCGACTGGACGGTCAACCTCGGCGCCGCGCGCGAGCGCGTCGCGGGGCGAGTCGCGCTGCAGGGCAACCTCGACCCGACGATCCTGTTTGCGCCGCCCGCCGCGGTGCGCGAGCAGGCGCGCGCGGTGCTCGACAGCTACGGCAACCATCCGGGCCATGTATTCAACCTCGGGCACGGTATTTCGCAATTCACGTCGCCCGATCACGTCGCTGAACTCGTCGACGAGGTGCATAACCACAGCCGCGCGATCCGTAGCGGAGCCGCCGGCTGAACGCAAGCGCTGTCATGCTGCACTGCGGGATGACAGCGTTTCGTTTTCGGCGCTAAACAGGGCGCAACCCCGCACCGGTTGCCGATTCAGTGCTTGTCAAGACTTGACTTATACACATTTTCCTCGTTGC
Proteins encoded in this window:
- a CDS encoding transporter substrate-binding domain-containing protein, with the translated sequence MKPFATLAAAALFCCAAAHAQTAAGAAAAAPGAGSRLDDVLARGTLRVCTTGDYKPYSYYRADGRFEGIDIDMAESLAKSLGVKTDYVKTSWPNLTGDFVAKCDIAVGGVSTTLERQKRVFFTQPYVVDGKTPIVRCADADKYQTVAQIDRPETRVIVNPGGTNERFAKQYFTHANLTVYPDNVTIFKQILAGKADVMVTDASETLLQQKLNPGLCSVHPDKPFQFGEKAYMVPRGDVAFQQYVDQWLHLALSTGEYQAISDKWLK
- a CDS encoding F0F1 ATP synthase subunit epsilon, whose product is MATIKVDVVSAEEQIFSGEAKFVALPGETGELGILPGHTPLITRIRPGAVRIEVEGGNDEFVFVAGGILEVQPGAVTVLADTAIRGKDLDAAKAEEARKRAEETLQNAKSDLDLAKAQSELATAMAQLEAIQRLAKIRSRH
- a CDS encoding AMP-binding protein is translated as MAADLGVGALIAPENGLSYVRGTTDVPLSEATIGRFLLDTAGRFPDRPAVVFREQQVRWTWREFANEVDVLAAGLASLGIVKGDRVGIWSPNRSEWLLTQFATARIGAVLVNINPAYRLAELEYALNKVGCKAVIAAERFKTSAYVEMLQTIAPELATATPGDLHAARVPSLRTVVSMGDVAPAGMFRFADVMARGRQAVDPALLDAIGATLAAHEPINIQFTSGTTGSPKGATLTHRNVVNNGRSIATAMRFTEQDTLCIPVPLYHCFGMVLAVLACVSKGAAMVFPGEAFDPVATLAAVADERCTALHGVPTMFIAELDHPAFAQFDLSTLRTGIMAGSPCPIETMKRVVSQMHLSEITIAYGMTETSPVSFQSSTDDPLEKRTTTVGRIQPHLEVKIVDPGGDIVPVGATGELCTKGYSVMLGYWDDDTKTREVLVDGWMHTGDLATLDADGYCNIVGRLKDMVIRGGENVYPREIEEFLFRHPKIQSAQVFGVPDAKYGEELCAWIVLRADEQMTEDDVRAFCSGQIAHYKIPRYIRFVDELPMTVTGKVQKFVMRDRMIEELKLDVQKTA
- the hemE gene encoding uroporphyrinogen decarboxylase, whose product is MAHTLLNDTFLRALLREPTDYTPIWLMRQAGRYLPEYNATRARAGSFLGLAKNPDYATEVTLQPLERFPLDAAILFSDILTIPDAMGLGLDFQVGEGPKFAHPVRTEADVARLAVPDIEETLGYVTGAVREIRRALTDGQGRQRVPLIGFSGSPWTLACYMVEGGGSDDFRTVKSMAYSRPDLMHRILDVNAQAVAAYLNAQIEAGAQAVMIFDTWGGALADGAYQRFSLDYIRRVVAQLKREHDGERVPVITFTKGGGLWLEEIAATGVDAVGLDWTVNLGAARERVAGRVALQGNLDPTILFAPPAAVREQARAVLDSYGNHPGHVFNLGHGISQFTSPDHVAELVDEVHNHSRAIRSGAAG